In the genome of Nitrospirota bacterium, one region contains:
- a CDS encoding DUF4384 domain-containing protein, translated as MTKLVLLIVVVMMMLIGTLSFASEKPVWVESEGMAIMGEIETQKEVKERAKIDAQNKAVEKAVGVFLRSHTLVSNSQLAEDLIYAAVRGKIKKTEIIKEGWDEKDRNLYRIKLKALVEPVYPEKGEGISVKLSLSKAVLREGDEVKIFFQTNRDSYVYIFSVAADGSVTLLLPNSVNQENFIKASIAYTFPTPGSRIRLTAMFLPDFKGKIAEERIKIIVTNKKEELIPLGFQEGAFKVYDAKSTGMISDLVKRLNQLEPADWAEATTVYRIERR; from the coding sequence ATGACGAAATTGGTGTTGCTTATTGTAGTCGTCATGATGATGTTGATCGGCACACTGTCTTTTGCCTCTGAAAAACCTGTATGGGTTGAATCGGAAGGTATGGCAATTATGGGAGAGATAGAAACCCAGAAAGAAGTTAAAGAACGGGCAAAGATTGATGCTCAAAATAAGGCAGTGGAAAAGGCAGTAGGAGTATTTCTTAGGTCTCATACCCTTGTTTCTAACAGCCAGCTTGCAGAGGATTTGATTTATGCAGCAGTAAGAGGAAAGATTAAAAAGACAGAGATTATAAAAGAGGGATGGGATGAAAAAGACAGAAACCTTTACAGAATTAAACTCAAAGCGCTTGTTGAGCCTGTGTATCCTGAAAAAGGCGAAGGCATATCTGTAAAACTCTCGCTTTCAAAGGCAGTTTTAAGAGAGGGAGATGAAGTAAAGATTTTTTTTCAAACAAACAGGGATTCTTACGTGTATATTTTTTCGGTAGCAGCAGATGGCTCTGTCACGCTCCTGCTTCCAAATTCAGTAAATCAGGAAAATTTTATTAAAGCCTCTATTGCCTACACTTTTCCTACACCCGGAAGCCGTATACGATTGACGGCAATGTTCCTTCCTGACTTTAAAGGAAAAATTGCAGAGGAGAGGATTAAAATAATAGTTACGAATAAAAAAGAGGAACTGATTCCGCTTGGTTTTCAGGAAGGGGCATTCAAGGTTTACGATGCAAAATCAACTGGCATGATAAGCGACCTCGTCAAACGACTTAACCAGCTTGAGCCTGCAGACTGGGCAGAGGCGACAACGGTTTACAGGATTGAAAGAAGATGA
- a CDS encoding NAD(P)H-hydrate dehydratase, whose product MKVVTAEEMREIDRMTIKGYGISGTVLMERAGLVVAEEIRELYERRKVIVLSGGGNNGGDGIVAARNLHEWGWNVKIILLSKENKLSPDCLTQYKIAKKSGVPIEFRDYITEKDLHSALVVDAIFGTGLSKNISGKTAEIISFINASDSPVISVDIPSGISSDTGQIMGEAVRADYTVTFGLPKRGHLLYPGADHTGRLFIGDIGFPEELIHSEKLKAELLEKRDVSLLIPERQRYSYKGDYGHVFVIAGSRGKTGAAFMCAKACLRVGAGLVTVGVPESLLDVFQSRVTEEMTLPLPDKGDGTLSSKALEKILEFLSEKADVLAIGPGISVTGDTKKLVRELLLNSTAPALIDADAINSLQGNKQILKKAKAPIILTPHAGEMARLIQRSEVRDKGLEKQTIEIEGNRINTAMKFSKETGTYLVLKGVPTVIAEPEGRVCINPTGNSGMASAGTGDVLTGMLSGFLGQGLNPLEASILGVYMHGLAGDIAAKSKGEHSLIASDIIDAIPEAFSLLKK is encoded by the coding sequence ATGAAAGTTGTTACAGCAGAAGAGATGAGAGAGATTGACAGGATGACCATAAAGGGTTATGGCATCTCAGGAACTGTCCTTATGGAGAGGGCAGGGCTTGTTGTTGCGGAGGAAATAAGGGAATTGTATGAAAGGAGAAAGGTGATTGTCCTTTCGGGGGGAGGCAATAACGGCGGAGACGGCATTGTTGCTGCGCGAAATCTTCATGAATGGGGCTGGAATGTAAAAATCATTCTTCTTTCAAAGGAAAACAAGCTTAGCCCGGACTGTCTGACGCAATACAAGATAGCGAAGAAGTCAGGTGTGCCGATTGAGTTTCGGGATTATATCACAGAAAAAGACCTTCACAGCGCTTTGGTTGTAGATGCAATTTTCGGCACCGGTTTAAGCAAAAATATCTCAGGAAAGACGGCTGAGATTATATCGTTTATCAATGCCTCGGATTCTCCTGTAATTTCTGTTGACATCCCATCAGGCATATCGTCTGATACCGGTCAGATTATGGGTGAGGCTGTCAGGGCGGATTATACTGTAACATTCGGCCTTCCAAAGAGAGGGCATCTGCTTTATCCGGGCGCTGATCATACCGGAAGACTTTTTATTGGAGATATCGGTTTTCCTGAAGAACTCATTCACTCGGAAAAGCTTAAAGCAGAGCTTCTTGAAAAAAGAGATGTGTCCCTGTTAATTCCTGAGAGGCAGAGATATTCGTATAAAGGCGATTATGGCCATGTGTTTGTTATTGCAGGCTCAAGAGGCAAGACAGGCGCTGCATTCATGTGCGCAAAGGCATGTCTAAGGGTGGGCGCAGGGCTTGTGACAGTAGGAGTTCCGGAATCACTGCTGGATGTTTTCCAATCAAGGGTTACAGAAGAGATGACCCTGCCTTTGCCTGACAAAGGAGACGGGACGCTTTCGTCAAAGGCATTGGAAAAGATTCTGGAATTTCTTTCTGAAAAGGCTGATGTTCTTGCAATAGGACCGGGGATTTCTGTTACCGGTGACACCAAAAAACTTGTCAGAGAACTTTTATTGAATTCAACAGCGCCTGCACTTATCGATGCTGATGCTATAAATTCACTTCAGGGTAATAAACAGATTCTCAAAAAAGCGAAGGCACCGATAATTCTTACGCCTCATGCAGGAGAGATGGCGAGACTAATTCAGAGGTCAGAGGTTAGGGATAAGGGGTTAGAAAAACAAACTATTGAAATTGAAGGAAACAGGATAAATACTGCAATGAAATTTTCAAAAGAAACCGGAACGTATCTTGTTCTTAAAGGTGTGCCGACGGTTATTGCTGAGCCGGAAGGCAGGGTATGCATCAACCCAACAGGCAATTCGGGTATGGCGAGCGCAGGAACAGGGGATGTTCTGACGGGAATGCTTTCAGGGTTTTTAGGGCAGGGTTTAAACCCGCTTGAGGCGTCAATTCTTGGAGTTTATATGCATGGGCTTGCCGGAGACATCGCTGCGAAAAGCAAGGGAGAGCATTCGCTGATTGCATCCGATATTATAGATGCGATTCCAGAGGCGTTTTCTCTTCTGAAGAAATGA